The following are encoded in a window of Mycobacterium vicinigordonae genomic DNA:
- a CDS encoding MCE family protein: MAFAISASWMVLATLQRDVAGSTSTYTAIFTDVSGMKPGDDVRVAGVRVGRVDKVELVGNLAKVTFRVQRGQVLYTNTIASVTYQNAIGQRYLGLSQGPSDQRLPLRDHDQIPKERTNPSFDISYLLNGFEPLFTQLDPKQVDNLTSAVIEALEGDSGSILELTTQASALAETLAGPDQVLGDLIGNLNGLMESLASQDTNLQTVIRETRSVMAELAQRRQTLVASVGSINSTVGRLSTIVENIAPDAQEFIGRQPGFLSYSVHEGRQRFAYMAANLPLLLKGMARIMQDGTYANAYACDLDFGLWRGLYNWFRAFIAWTTPGNQTKHSAICR; encoded by the coding sequence ATGGCCTTCGCGATTAGCGCGAGTTGGATGGTGCTCGCCACCTTGCAGCGCGACGTCGCGGGGTCAACGAGCACCTATACCGCGATTTTCACCGATGTCTCCGGCATGAAACCCGGCGATGATGTTCGGGTTGCGGGCGTTCGGGTCGGCCGGGTGGACAAAGTTGAGTTGGTTGGCAACCTCGCCAAGGTTACGTTCCGAGTGCAACGCGGACAGGTCCTCTACACGAACACCATCGCTTCGGTGACTTACCAGAACGCGATAGGTCAGCGCTATCTTGGATTGTCACAAGGGCCGTCTGACCAGCGCCTACCGTTGCGGGACCATGATCAAATTCCCAAAGAACGGACCAATCCATCATTTGACATTTCGTACTTGCTCAATGGATTCGAGCCGCTATTCACCCAATTGGACCCCAAACAGGTGGACAACTTGACGAGCGCTGTCATCGAAGCGTTAGAGGGGGATTCAGGTTCGATCCTCGAGCTCACCACCCAGGCGTCGGCCTTGGCAGAAACGCTAGCCGGACCAGACCAGGTGCTCGGCGATCTCATCGGCAATCTCAATGGGCTAATGGAAAGCTTGGCGTCGCAGGACACGAACCTCCAGACCGTGATCCGCGAAACACGCTCAGTGATGGCAGAACTGGCGCAGCGCCGGCAGACGTTGGTCGCATCGGTAGGTTCGATCAATTCGACGGTCGGACGGTTGTCGACAATCGTTGAGAACATTGCTCCCGATGCGCAAGAGTTCATTGGCCGACAACCCGGATTTCTCAGCTACAGCGTGCACGAGGGGCGCCAGCGATTTGCCTATATGGCCGCAAATTTGCCATTGCTGCTTAAGGGGATGGCCCGCATTATGCAAGACGGAACGTACGCCAACGCGTACGCATGCGACCTCGACTTCGGCCTGTGGCGCGGGCTTTACAACTGGTTCCGGGCCTTCATTGCCTGGACTACGCCAGGCAACCAGACCAAACACAGCGCGATATGCAGGTAG
- a CDS encoding MlaD family protein: MPNSFDLNPRSPSNPRLLALGACFVVVCVIVAGLMIAKSRGKFDDLVAIEIDLVNIGDGLPASSDVKFRGALVGSVSEVTPSQHGGPNRVHVMLNPRYASGIPNNVTARVVPANLFAVSAVQLVDNGSGSGSLRSGSVVYEDRSRPTVLFQDVLTRLRQLLVNVARQPDDNSIGMLTALGKATHGRGRQLTTAGHELNEILAQLNSVIGLDDSSPSTLSALTAAADGLRQVSPELFDALDSSIRPMRTLAEKRWQLTNFLSGGLGTAGTLADGFDHQMDRLITISTEMTPALGVIADHAGEFHGVSTRMQLLANKYYDEAWDPVRKVPIAHIVLGLTPSRTYIRADCPRYGALIGPSCLTAPEVPTAPDLIPALGSMGYPPSPGLTENRPNLAPPSRSTRGAPDEPPLPGPPQETPPSAPNAPAPQSQPPESSAVPAPPGAPPQPSVIGGNVGPVGSRQEKQQLAFIAGGRIDPAIELLLGPLARGANVSIVPEPKDKP; the protein is encoded by the coding sequence ATGCCGAACTCGTTCGACCTCAATCCACGAAGCCCGTCCAACCCCCGGCTTTTGGCCCTGGGTGCGTGTTTTGTGGTGGTTTGTGTCATCGTCGCGGGGCTGATGATCGCCAAATCCAGAGGCAAATTCGACGACCTGGTCGCGATCGAGATCGACCTGGTTAACATCGGAGACGGTCTGCCGGCGAGTTCTGACGTGAAATTTCGTGGCGCCCTAGTGGGTTCCGTGTCGGAGGTCACCCCCTCCCAGCACGGTGGGCCCAACCGTGTACATGTGATGCTCAATCCCCGATACGCGTCTGGGATTCCCAACAACGTGACTGCGCGTGTGGTGCCAGCCAACCTTTTCGCGGTGTCGGCAGTGCAGCTGGTCGACAACGGAAGCGGTTCGGGCTCTTTGCGCTCGGGTTCAGTGGTTTACGAAGACCGAAGCCGGCCGACGGTGCTCTTCCAGGACGTATTGACGAGACTGCGACAACTGCTCGTCAACGTAGCGCGCCAGCCCGACGATAACAGTATCGGGATGTTAACAGCGTTGGGTAAGGCAACCCACGGCCGTGGCCGGCAATTGACCACCGCTGGCCACGAGTTAAACGAGATCCTTGCGCAGCTGAATTCTGTTATTGGCCTTGATGATTCGAGCCCGTCCACCCTGTCTGCATTGACAGCGGCGGCCGATGGCCTCCGCCAAGTATCTCCGGAACTCTTCGACGCACTAGACAGCTCGATCCGTCCCATGCGAACCCTCGCCGAGAAGCGTTGGCAGTTAACAAACTTCCTATCCGGCGGGCTTGGCACGGCCGGGACGCTCGCTGACGGCTTTGATCATCAGATGGATCGATTAATCACTATCAGTACGGAAATGACACCGGCGTTGGGTGTGATTGCCGATCACGCTGGAGAATTTCATGGTGTCTCCACCCGGATGCAATTACTCGCGAACAAATACTACGACGAGGCATGGGATCCCGTGAGGAAAGTCCCCATCGCCCACATCGTCCTCGGATTAACTCCCAGCCGGACCTACATTCGTGCCGACTGCCCCCGCTATGGAGCGCTAATAGGTCCAAGTTGCCTGACGGCACCCGAAGTGCCCACAGCTCCAGATCTGATACCAGCACTGGGGTCGATGGGTTATCCTCCCTCGCCGGGGCTGACTGAAAACCGACCGAACTTAGCACCGCCGAGCCGTTCCACTCGTGGGGCGCCCGACGAACCGCCACTGCCCGGTCCACCCCAGGAGACTCCGCCGTCGGCGCCGAACGCGCCGGCGCCCCAGTCGCAGCCACCCGAATCGTCGGCAGTCCCTGCACCGCCTGGCGCGCCACCCCAGCCGAGCGTCATCGGCGGCAACGTCGGCCCGGTCGGTAGTCGTCAAGAGAAACAGCAGCTTGCGTTCATCGCTGGAGGGCGGATCGATCCCGCCATCGAACTGCTACTAGGGCCCTTGGCGCGCGGCGCCAACGTAAGCATCGTGCCTGAACCGAAGGATAAGCCGTGA
- a CDS encoding ABC transporter permease, whose product MANPATFQLPGARPVIQSAATVGQTVAKAGHLLYFFGQVVAGVPKLRRNYRREMLRLLADISWGNGSIVVGGGTVNVAIVMGMSAGGLVAVEGYNALNLLGMGPATGMVSSFATTRELAPIMVATAFIAQAGCRFTAQLGAMRINEEIDAIEAMALRPIPYLVTVRVLASVIAAAPLFLTALALAFLACQVVSTIAGQSVGSYLHYFSLFISARDVSYATIKAVVFVFISSTIQSYYGFFATGGPAGVGVAAGRAMRASLTAVIIVNMLLTLALWGVEGGARFGG is encoded by the coding sequence ATGGCCAATCCAGCAACCTTTCAGCTCCCGGGCGCTCGCCCGGTCATTCAGAGCGCGGCCACCGTGGGCCAGACAGTGGCAAAAGCCGGACATTTACTCTATTTCTTCGGTCAGGTCGTTGCCGGGGTCCCGAAATTGCGCCGTAACTATCGGCGAGAAATGCTGCGGCTGTTAGCAGACATCTCATGGGGGAACGGATCGATCGTCGTTGGCGGCGGCACGGTCAACGTCGCAATCGTGATGGGAATGAGTGCCGGAGGATTGGTAGCAGTCGAGGGATACAACGCCCTGAATTTGCTGGGGATGGGCCCGGCCACTGGTATGGTCTCCTCGTTCGCGACCACCCGTGAACTGGCGCCAATCATGGTTGCCACGGCCTTCATTGCCCAGGCGGGATGCCGCTTCACTGCACAATTGGGCGCGATGCGGATTAACGAGGAAATCGATGCCATCGAGGCGATGGCGCTGCGCCCCATCCCGTATCTGGTGACGGTCCGCGTATTAGCATCGGTTATTGCCGCCGCTCCATTGTTCCTGACAGCTTTAGCGTTGGCTTTCTTGGCTTGTCAGGTCGTCAGCACAATTGCGGGTCAGTCAGTCGGGTCGTATCTCCACTATTTCTCGCTATTCATCAGCGCTCGGGATGTGTCGTACGCGACCATCAAAGCCGTTGTATTCGTCTTCATCTCGTCGACAATCCAAAGCTATTACGGATTCTTCGCGACCGGGGGGCCGGCCGGAGTGGGGGTTGCCGCGGGGCGAGCTATGCGCGCAAGTCTCACCGCCGTCATCATCGTCAACATGTTGCTGACGCTGGCGCTGTGGGGCGTCGAGGGCGGCGCGAGGTTCGGTGGGTAG
- a CDS encoding MlaE family ABC transporter permease translates to MTTSTDPAQSLTRGSAPSEIISWIQRYLQNHPLMSLGTVGGQVMLGARAIQYLFFDLFTGRFMIGEFIEQAAFMASTAFTPTVLITIPISVTLCVQFGFLAGQVGATSLAGAATGLAVIRQGAPLVAALLLASAVGSAVCADLGSRTMREEIQAMEVMGVSPVRRLVVPRLAALILIGMLLTGVTAFVGYVGSYLFNVYFQNGTPGSFVATFSSFATVGDLMLAMVKAVVFGTIVAVIGCHKGLDTRGGPAGVANSVNSAVVESVLLLMIVNLVLSEYYVIVFPRQTL, encoded by the coding sequence TTGACTACGTCCACAGACCCGGCCCAGTCGTTAACGCGGGGCTCGGCTCCTAGCGAGATCATCAGCTGGATTCAGCGCTATCTGCAAAATCATCCTTTGATGTCGCTGGGCACGGTGGGCGGCCAGGTGATGTTGGGTGCCCGGGCTATTCAGTATCTGTTCTTCGACCTATTCACCGGCCGCTTCATGATCGGGGAGTTCATCGAGCAGGCGGCGTTCATGGCCTCAACCGCTTTTACCCCAACGGTTCTCATCACCATCCCGATCAGCGTCACATTGTGCGTCCAGTTCGGCTTCTTGGCCGGCCAAGTTGGCGCGACCTCGTTGGCGGGCGCGGCGACTGGACTTGCGGTGATCCGGCAGGGCGCTCCGCTGGTTGCGGCGCTGCTGCTCGCCTCCGCGGTGGGTTCAGCAGTCTGTGCAGACCTGGGTTCACGGACGATGCGAGAAGAAATTCAAGCGATGGAGGTAATGGGAGTTTCGCCGGTTCGACGGCTAGTGGTTCCCCGGCTTGCCGCGCTGATTTTGATCGGGATGCTACTCACCGGGGTGACCGCCTTTGTCGGTTACGTCGGCAGCTACCTGTTCAACGTGTACTTCCAGAACGGCACGCCGGGTTCGTTCGTGGCAACGTTCTCGTCGTTCGCCACCGTCGGGGACCTGATGCTTGCCATGGTGAAAGCGGTGGTCTTCGGCACGATCGTTGCAGTGATTGGTTGTCATAAGGGACTGGACACCCGAGGCGGCCCGGCGGGCGTAGCCAATTCCGTTAACTCCGCCGTAGTCGAATCCGTACTGCTGTTGATGATCGTCAACTTGGTCTTGAGCGAGTACTACGTCATCGTCTTTCCTCGGCAGACGCTCTAG
- a CDS encoding mycofactocin-coupled SDR family oxidoreductase: protein MGSLSGKVALITGAARGQGRSHALRLAQEGADIIALDICRQLETVPYPMATVEDLDETVVLVEKLDRRIFARQADVRDPAAVAAVVDAGVAELGRLDIVLANAGISPHSADEKDALAVFHDTVAINLTGVRHTVHAAVPAIIAGGEGGSIVITSSTQGLTGRGGTGTGAGDGYVASKHAVVGLMRSWANWLAPHRIRVNTVHPTGVSTPMILNDAMAGFLALSPDIAGALTNLLPVEAVEAIDISNAIAWLVSDQARYVTGVTLPVDAGFVVK, encoded by the coding sequence ATGGGAAGCCTGTCGGGCAAGGTCGCCCTAATTACCGGTGCTGCCCGCGGCCAGGGCCGCAGCCACGCGCTGCGGCTGGCCCAAGAGGGCGCGGACATCATTGCCCTCGATATCTGTAGACAACTCGAGACGGTCCCCTACCCGATGGCGACTGTCGAGGATCTCGACGAGACGGTGGTACTGGTCGAGAAGCTCGACCGGCGGATCTTCGCCCGGCAGGCCGACGTTCGCGACCCTGCGGCCGTGGCGGCTGTGGTAGACGCCGGTGTCGCTGAGTTGGGCAGGCTCGACATCGTCTTGGCCAACGCGGGCATCTCACCGCACAGCGCAGATGAAAAGGACGCTCTGGCCGTGTTCCATGACACCGTGGCGATCAACCTGACGGGCGTGCGGCACACTGTGCACGCCGCCGTACCGGCGATCATCGCCGGGGGCGAAGGTGGCTCGATTGTCATCACTAGTTCGACCCAAGGCCTCACCGGTCGTGGCGGCACCGGGACCGGAGCGGGCGACGGGTACGTGGCGAGCAAGCACGCCGTCGTCGGTCTCATGCGGTCGTGGGCGAACTGGCTTGCACCGCACCGGATCCGGGTCAACACGGTGCACCCGACGGGGGTGTCGACGCCAATGATTCTCAACGACGCCATGGCGGGTTTTCTGGCTCTGAGCCCCGATATCGCCGGCGCGCTCACTAACCTGTTGCCGGTCGAGGCCGTCGAGGCCATTGACATCAGCAACGCCATCGCCTGGCTGGTCTCAGACCAGGCGCGCTACGTCACCGGGGTGACGCTTCCGGTCGACGCCGGTTTCGTTGTCAAATAA
- a CDS encoding flavin-containing monooxygenase, protein MTQTIDRNSRAVKPAESTATRWLADLERTLAAGDTAAAAGLFHEESHWRDLVAFTWNIKSLDGRAEITAMLDSVLANVRPARFALDVAEGGADEADGIISARFLFETAVGRGHGLLRLRDGRAWTLLTALHELKGFEEPQGERRPKGTEHGVATNRVSWLERRQKEARELGYGTQPEVVIIGGGQGGIILGARLRQLGVPTIILERNARPGDSWRNRYKSLCLHDPVWYDHLPYLEFPKTWPVFTPKDKLGDWLEFYATTMELNYWGSSECVGAAYDQAGREWTVEVVRDGTPVSLRPKQLVLATGVSGKPAIPAFPGADRFVGEQHHSSRHPGPDGYRGKKAVVIGSNNSAHDICAALWEYGADVTMVQRSSSLVVKSESIVEIGLGDLYSERALAAGMTTHRADTIFASQPYRIMHLLQKPISDAIRERDAEFYARLEKVGFLLDFGEDDSGLFLKYLRRGSGYYIDVGASELVANGSIALQSGKGVREITERSVVLEDGTNLPADLIVYATGFEPMNSRVSDLINQEVADKVGRVWGLGSDTAKDPGPWEGEQRNMWKPTRQPGLWFHGGNLHFSRYYSLFLALQLKARHEGIPTPVYGLQTVHHTA, encoded by the coding sequence ATGACCCAGACGATCGACCGCAACTCGCGAGCCGTGAAGCCTGCCGAGAGCACCGCAACTCGCTGGCTCGCCGACCTTGAGCGAACCCTCGCCGCTGGCGACACCGCGGCCGCGGCCGGGCTGTTTCACGAAGAAAGCCATTGGCGGGATCTGGTCGCCTTCACCTGGAACATTAAGAGCCTCGACGGGCGTGCCGAGATCACAGCGATGCTGGACAGCGTCCTGGCAAACGTCCGACCCGCGCGCTTCGCCCTCGATGTCGCTGAAGGGGGCGCGGACGAGGCCGACGGCATCATCAGCGCTCGGTTCCTGTTCGAGACTGCGGTCGGTCGTGGGCACGGGCTGCTACGGCTGCGTGACGGGAGAGCGTGGACGCTCCTCACTGCCCTGCATGAGCTCAAGGGATTCGAGGAGCCCCAGGGGGAACGCCGTCCCAAGGGTACGGAGCACGGCGTCGCCACCAATCGGGTGAGCTGGTTGGAGCGTCGGCAAAAGGAAGCTCGCGAACTTGGTTACGGCACTCAGCCCGAGGTGGTCATCATCGGCGGGGGCCAGGGCGGGATCATCCTCGGAGCGAGGCTGCGCCAGCTTGGGGTCCCGACGATCATCCTGGAACGCAATGCAAGGCCGGGGGACTCCTGGCGCAACCGCTACAAGTCCCTCTGCCTGCACGACCCCGTGTGGTACGACCACCTGCCGTATCTCGAGTTCCCCAAGACTTGGCCGGTGTTCACCCCAAAGGACAAGCTCGGTGACTGGCTTGAGTTCTACGCCACCACAATGGAACTGAACTACTGGGGTTCCTCTGAATGCGTGGGCGCCGCCTATGACCAAGCAGGACGCGAATGGACCGTCGAGGTCGTCCGTGACGGAACACCGGTCAGCTTGCGTCCCAAGCAGTTGGTGTTGGCCACGGGCGTGTCCGGCAAGCCTGCCATTCCCGCTTTCCCTGGAGCCGACCGGTTCGTCGGCGAGCAGCACCATTCCTCCCGGCACCCAGGGCCAGACGGTTACCGCGGCAAGAAGGCCGTCGTGATCGGTTCAAACAACTCCGCTCACGACATCTGCGCGGCGTTATGGGAGTACGGGGCCGACGTCACGATGGTGCAGCGCAGTAGCAGCCTGGTTGTGAAATCCGAGTCGATCGTTGAGATCGGCCTGGGTGACCTCTACTCCGAGCGGGCCCTGGCGGCCGGTATGACGACCCACCGGGCGGACACGATCTTCGCCTCCCAGCCTTACCGGATCATGCACCTGCTCCAGAAGCCGATCAGCGACGCGATCCGTGAACGCGATGCCGAGTTTTACGCGCGGCTAGAGAAGGTCGGCTTCCTGCTCGATTTCGGGGAGGACGACTCGGGCCTCTTCCTCAAATACCTACGGCGCGGCTCGGGCTACTACATCGACGTCGGGGCTTCGGAGCTGGTCGCCAACGGCAGCATCGCACTGCAGTCGGGGAAGGGTGTGCGCGAGATTACCGAGCGATCAGTGGTTCTCGAGGACGGCACTAATCTGCCAGCCGACCTGATCGTCTACGCGACTGGTTTCGAGCCTATGAACAGTCGGGTGTCCGACCTGATCAACCAGGAGGTCGCCGACAAGGTTGGCCGGGTGTGGGGCCTTGGCTCGGACACCGCGAAGGACCCCGGGCCCTGGGAAGGCGAGCAGCGCAACATGTGGAAGCCCACTCGCCAGCCAGGCCTCTGGTTTCACGGCGGCAACCTGCACTTCTCCCGCTACTACTCGTTATTTCTCGCGCTGCAGCTCAAGGCTCGTCACGAGGGCATCCCGACACCTGTCTATGGGTTGCAGACCGTGCACCACACCGCTTGA
- a CDS encoding helix-turn-helix domain-containing protein, with product MPPTSLQQDLVADVADHEMAPAAAPVQGLLRRLLVAPSVTAATQALVDTVHECFHCDVSWSGIVSEGFLMMAAYNGIRTPEMMALWRLEVGQGVGGRVAKQGRTISARDYRRDPRRVPVMKSVIDAEGVRSAICAPLLSGAEVLGVVYAACRRVRDWTEDEVALLTMMGRDTGVALARIAQHHSEQERAEQARRATTAAHDALQALRSIAEAVACSDDLGAGVDVLAHHLGMRVELLDQAGVQLLASPANVGTEAPIQWEDDLGGADLGTLRVRWSRGLRPSEIELAAVGAQIIGLQILRARAGLRAEIRLHSELLNDLLDGHVADLRAIRDRASLLGFDLAQPRHVACIGAHRGPNPREQHELGHGLAAAESVISSWFPNAFIVPRTDELVALIDSDSAPSHEIHAVLQQAVCDHRLAAPGLAAGVGRMCMGPSDYADSYADAALGLDVARRRARPGEVLSSADLGLYGLFGHGGSRKSLESMVERALGPLIEADADGGSAYVKSLHAYLICDRHLERAAAMLHIHPNTVRYRLTKIREILGVDLHDVEKRFLLELALRVQSVLGED from the coding sequence ATGCCACCGACATCTCTACAACAGGATCTCGTCGCCGACGTCGCTGACCATGAGATGGCTCCGGCCGCTGCGCCCGTGCAGGGGCTGCTCCGCAGGCTGCTCGTTGCACCCTCGGTGACCGCCGCAACCCAGGCCTTGGTAGACACCGTGCACGAGTGCTTCCATTGCGACGTGAGCTGGTCCGGCATCGTATCGGAGGGCTTCCTCATGATGGCCGCCTACAACGGCATCCGTACCCCCGAGATGATGGCGCTGTGGCGCCTCGAGGTTGGGCAGGGCGTAGGCGGCCGGGTCGCGAAGCAGGGGCGGACCATATCCGCCCGGGACTACCGTCGTGATCCACGGCGGGTACCGGTCATGAAGTCGGTGATCGACGCGGAGGGCGTTCGCAGCGCGATCTGCGCTCCGTTACTCAGCGGCGCCGAGGTCCTCGGCGTTGTCTACGCGGCCTGCCGACGGGTCCGCGACTGGACCGAAGACGAGGTTGCGTTGCTGACCATGATGGGTCGCGACACCGGTGTCGCACTGGCGAGAATCGCGCAACACCATAGTGAACAGGAGCGCGCGGAGCAGGCCCGTCGCGCGACAACAGCCGCCCACGACGCACTGCAGGCGCTGCGATCCATCGCCGAGGCCGTGGCCTGCTCGGATGACCTCGGCGCCGGCGTGGACGTGCTGGCCCACCACCTTGGGATGCGCGTAGAACTGCTCGACCAGGCAGGCGTACAGCTACTCGCCTCGCCCGCGAACGTAGGCACCGAAGCGCCGATCCAGTGGGAGGACGACCTAGGTGGGGCTGATCTTGGGACCCTGCGCGTGCGATGGTCACGTGGACTTCGCCCGAGCGAGATCGAGCTGGCCGCCGTGGGCGCGCAGATCATAGGGCTACAGATCCTTCGCGCTCGTGCGGGTTTGCGCGCGGAGATCCGACTGCACAGCGAACTGCTGAACGATTTGCTCGACGGACACGTGGCCGATCTGCGTGCGATCAGGGATCGGGCGAGCCTACTCGGGTTCGACCTTGCCCAGCCACGCCATGTGGCTTGCATCGGCGCCCACCGTGGACCAAATCCGCGGGAACAGCACGAGCTAGGGCACGGCTTGGCCGCCGCCGAATCAGTGATCAGCTCTTGGTTCCCGAATGCCTTCATCGTGCCGCGCACCGACGAGCTCGTCGCGCTGATCGACTCTGACTCCGCACCGTCGCACGAGATCCATGCGGTTCTGCAGCAGGCTGTCTGCGACCACCGCCTAGCCGCGCCCGGCCTTGCCGCGGGAGTTGGACGGATGTGCATGGGCCCGTCAGACTACGCCGACTCTTATGCCGACGCGGCGCTCGGTCTCGACGTCGCGCGGCGACGAGCACGCCCAGGGGAGGTGCTGTCGTCAGCCGACCTGGGTCTCTACGGGTTGTTCGGTCACGGCGGCAGCCGCAAGTCGCTCGAATCGATGGTCGAGCGGGCGCTAGGGCCCCTCATCGAGGCGGACGCGGACGGTGGTTCGGCGTACGTGAAGTCGTTGCACGCCTACCTGATCTGTGACCGACACCTTGAGCGGGCGGCGGCCATGCTGCACATCCATCCCAACACCGTGCGCTACCGCCTTACCAAGATCCGCGAGATCCTAGGCGTGGATCTGCACGACGTAGAGAAGCGCTTCCTGCTCGAGCTCGCGCTGCGCGTCCAGTCGGTGCTCGGCGAAGACTGA
- a CDS encoding 2-phospho-L-lactate transferase CofD family protein, protein MPHREVRPARVVGLGGGIGASRLWRALVEAEPSLALTVVVNTADDLWAYGLRVSPDIDTTLYSLSDRHDLQRGWGVRDESWRTMHALRGLGEEVWFNLGDVDLATHLLRTDLLRGGSALSEVTRRLATAMGVQSTVLPMSDHVVTTRLTTAEHGHVSYVEFLVRLAAVPQVVTVHYEGLEHAVPAPGVLEAIARADLVVLAPSNPVASLDPILGVHGVRAAVRDSLAHVVGVSPIVLGVPIADAGEARRAASRAALLRAVGGSADPLGVASRYADICHRFVLDTADASFAPAIRALGLEVVLARTLLHTGVAPEELLAALSLRRAPTGRAARARAGSASLRRADPRLGSRGSW, encoded by the coding sequence ATGCCTCACCGCGAGGTACGTCCGGCTCGGGTCGTCGGGCTGGGCGGTGGAATCGGCGCATCGCGGTTGTGGCGCGCGTTAGTCGAGGCTGAGCCGTCACTAGCGCTGACTGTGGTGGTCAACACCGCCGATGACCTGTGGGCCTACGGCCTGCGCGTGAGCCCCGACATCGACACCACGCTCTACTCGCTGTCGGATCGACACGATCTCCAGCGAGGCTGGGGCGTTCGCGACGAGTCGTGGCGAACGATGCATGCGCTGCGGGGCCTCGGCGAGGAGGTCTGGTTCAACCTGGGCGACGTCGACCTCGCCACGCATCTGCTACGCACCGACCTTTTGCGTGGGGGATCCGCGCTGTCAGAAGTAACACGCCGGTTGGCAACGGCGATGGGGGTCCAGTCGACCGTCCTGCCGATGAGCGACCACGTGGTCACCACACGGCTGACCACGGCCGAGCACGGCCACGTGAGCTACGTCGAGTTCCTCGTGCGGCTTGCGGCCGTGCCGCAGGTCGTCACGGTGCACTACGAAGGGCTCGAGCACGCCGTTCCCGCGCCCGGTGTGTTGGAGGCGATCGCCCGGGCCGACCTCGTCGTACTCGCACCGAGCAATCCCGTGGCCAGCCTGGACCCGATCCTCGGCGTTCATGGAGTCCGCGCGGCAGTCAGAGATTCCCTTGCACATGTAGTCGGTGTGTCACCCATCGTGCTGGGTGTGCCGATCGCTGATGCGGGCGAGGCGAGGCGGGCGGCCAGTCGAGCCGCGTTGTTGCGTGCGGTCGGCGGGAGCGCTGATCCGCTGGGCGTCGCCAGCAGGTACGCCGACATTTGCCACCGTTTCGTGCTGGACACCGCGGACGCTAGTTTCGCGCCGGCGATCCGGGCGCTGGGATTGGAAGTCGTGCTGGCCCGGACCCTTCTGCACACAGGCGTGGCGCCGGAGGAACTGCTCGCCGCCCTCAGTCTTCGCCGAGCACCGACTGGACGCGCAGCGCGAGCTCGAGCAGGAAGCGCTTCTCTACGTCGTGCAGATCCACGCCTAGGATCTCGCGGATCTTGGTAA
- a CDS encoding nitroreductase family protein — translation MEFKQVVGDRRTIRFFEPEEPVEEAKIQVMLEAANRSSRSVNGDFVKAVVCYRDELPDEVREQLKTPTSTVQLELAPVVIFWWGDTEYHIGGRERLKELVDLGALAPTHGWSHAYVDEVAYGQVVKAVAADPAVNAWMVSVECGLAINQAMLAAVDEGLGVGLSAFNVDVAREVLKVPDTWIPMWALLVGYPAEDRLAGGQRPRRPLSEHFFRGRYGVPWEEDPAVTARLRQEGMIQPSMEGDIAARQTEIRALADRFGLPL, via the coding sequence ATGGAGTTCAAGCAGGTAGTCGGTGACCGTCGGACTATCCGGTTCTTTGAACCGGAGGAGCCGGTCGAGGAGGCGAAGATCCAGGTCATGCTCGAGGCGGCCAATCGGTCGTCGCGGTCGGTGAACGGAGACTTCGTCAAAGCGGTCGTCTGCTATCGGGACGAGTTGCCCGATGAGGTGCGAGAGCAACTCAAGACTCCCACAAGCACGGTACAGCTGGAGCTCGCTCCGGTCGTGATCTTCTGGTGGGGCGACACCGAGTACCACATCGGCGGGCGGGAGCGGCTCAAGGAACTGGTGGATTTGGGAGCACTGGCGCCCACTCACGGGTGGTCGCATGCCTACGTCGACGAAGTTGCATACGGTCAGGTGGTGAAGGCGGTCGCCGCGGACCCTGCTGTCAACGCATGGATGGTCTCCGTCGAATGCGGCTTGGCGATCAACCAGGCGATGTTGGCCGCCGTTGACGAAGGTCTCGGTGTCGGGCTTTCGGCGTTCAACGTCGACGTGGCGCGCGAGGTGCTGAAGGTCCCGGATACGTGGATCCCGATGTGGGCGCTGCTGGTGGGCTACCCCGCCGAGGACCGGCTTGCCGGTGGCCAACGGCCGCGTCGACCGTTGAGTGAGCACTTTTTCCGTGGTAGGTACGGAGTGCCGTGGGAGGAGGACCCGGCGGTCACCGCGCGACTGCGTCAGGAGGGGATGATCCAACCATCGATGGAGGGCGACATCGCCGCCCGCCAGACGGAGATCCGGGCGCTGGCGGACCGCTTTGGGCTGCCGCTGTGA